One segment of Mycolicibacterium neworleansense DNA contains the following:
- the bioD gene encoding dethiobiotin synthase, giving the protein MSTLVVTGTDTGVGKTVTTAALACAARLAGLDVAVCKPVQTGTIDGDNDLGEVNRLSGADNLHGGWRYPEPLAPVAAAHRAGCALPTRTELVEAVRGAEIPGGLTVVEGAGGLLVELGADGVTVRDLAADLSAAVLVVVSPGLGTLNHTALTLESLSGQGIPCAGLVIGAWPENPGVAELGNREALARLAPVRAVLPAGAGGGTAEEFEALCANAFDRDWLTGLI; this is encoded by the coding sequence GTGAGCACGTTGGTCGTCACCGGCACCGACACCGGTGTCGGCAAGACGGTGACGACCGCCGCGCTGGCGTGTGCGGCCCGCCTCGCCGGTCTCGACGTCGCGGTGTGCAAGCCGGTGCAGACCGGAACCATCGACGGAGACAACGACCTCGGTGAGGTGAACCGGTTGTCCGGGGCGGACAACCTGCACGGCGGATGGCGGTATCCGGAGCCGCTGGCCCCGGTGGCCGCTGCGCACCGGGCCGGGTGTGCGTTGCCGACCCGTACCGAGTTGGTGGAGGCGGTGCGCGGTGCCGAGATTCCCGGCGGGCTGACCGTGGTCGAAGGAGCCGGTGGTCTCCTCGTCGAACTGGGCGCTGACGGCGTCACGGTGCGTGACCTGGCCGCCGATCTGTCGGCGGCCGTTCTGGTCGTGGTGTCCCCGGGCTTGGGAACACTCAACCACACCGCTTTGACCTTGGAATCGCTTTCCGGGCAAGGGATTCCGTGCGCCGGCCTGGTGATTGGCGCGTGGCCGGAGAACCCCGGCGTGGCGGAGTTGGGCAACCGGGAGGCGCTGGCGCGGCTGGCGCCCGTCCGCGCGGTACTGCCGGCCGGTGCCGGCGGCGGGACTGCCGAGGAGTTCGAGGCACTGTGTGCCAACGCCTTCGACCGAGACTGGCTGACCGGCCTGATCTGA
- a CDS encoding NUDIX hydrolase, which translates to MPHGNTAHEVLAVVFQVRGLDTRQPALNVLLWQRALDPERGKWSLPGGRLDDDEDLTSSVRRQLAEKVDLRELAHLEQLAVFSDPHRVPGMRTIASTFLGLVPSPSTPTLPPDTRWHPVSDLPPMAFDHAPMVEHARTRLAAKLSYTNIGFALAPKEFALSTLRDIYSAALDYQVDATNLQRVLERRKVITRTGTTARSGRSGGRPAALYRFTDSRYRVTDEFAALRPPG; encoded by the coding sequence ATGCCACATGGTAACACCGCGCACGAAGTACTCGCCGTTGTGTTCCAGGTTCGCGGCCTCGACACCCGCCAGCCCGCCCTCAACGTGCTGCTCTGGCAGCGCGCGCTGGATCCCGAGCGGGGCAAGTGGTCCTTACCGGGCGGCCGGCTGGATGACGACGAGGATCTGACCAGCTCAGTGCGGCGACAGCTGGCCGAGAAGGTCGATCTGCGCGAGCTGGCCCATTTGGAGCAACTGGCGGTGTTCTCCGACCCCCATCGGGTCCCGGGCATGCGCACCATCGCGTCCACATTCCTGGGCCTGGTCCCCTCCCCCTCCACCCCAACCCTGCCGCCGGACACCCGCTGGCATCCGGTCAGCGACCTGCCCCCGATGGCCTTCGACCACGCCCCGATGGTCGAACACGCGCGCACCCGGCTGGCAGCCAAGCTTTCGTACACCAACATCGGATTCGCTCTGGCGCCAAAGGAATTCGCGCTCTCGACACTGCGCGACATCTACAGCGCCGCGCTCGACTACCAAGTCGACGCCACAAACCTGCAGCGCGTGCTGGAACGTCGCAAGGTCATCACCCGCACCGGAACCACCGCCCGATCCGGCCGCAGCGGCGGGCGCCCCGCCGCGCTGTACCGCTTCACCGACTCCCGGTACCGCGTGACCGACGAATTCGCCGCGCTGCGCCCTCCTGGGTGA
- a CDS encoding helix-turn-helix domain-containing protein, translating into MRYFRQLPTVALRDSVDHLWCIADGPTYPTERILPTGTTELVINLGPDVVAITNHHGSQRFSGAVICGPYSLPFDIDAREHTAMLGVHFKPGGVGTALALSPRELVGSHVGLDTLWNGAAADLRGEICEAESVRARFAIVERALLTRSPAGRELSREVAFAVQALSLDHRQPSIESLAREVGFSHRRLIQLFTTQVGMPPKRFARLQRFRHAHDAVSSTPTPPHWPTFAIEHGYSDQSHMIREFQEFSGMTPVQQLRRTVYVAKDDHIALEP; encoded by the coding sequence ATGCGATATTTCCGTCAACTCCCGACGGTGGCCCTGCGCGACAGCGTCGACCACCTGTGGTGCATTGCGGACGGACCCACATACCCCACCGAGCGCATCCTGCCCACCGGCACCACCGAGCTCGTCATCAACCTGGGCCCTGACGTCGTCGCCATAACGAACCATCATGGCTCACAACGCTTTTCAGGAGCCGTCATCTGCGGCCCTTATTCCCTGCCCTTCGACATCGACGCACGCGAGCACACCGCGATGCTGGGCGTGCATTTCAAACCGGGAGGGGTGGGCACTGCCCTCGCACTATCACCGCGCGAACTCGTCGGCTCCCACGTCGGCCTGGACACGTTGTGGAACGGCGCGGCCGCCGACCTCCGGGGCGAGATCTGCGAGGCGGAATCGGTCAGGGCACGCTTTGCCATCGTCGAACGCGCACTGCTGACCCGATCACCCGCCGGCCGCGAACTGAGCCGCGAAGTCGCCTTCGCCGTGCAGGCGCTCAGCCTGGACCACCGTCAACCTTCGATCGAATCACTGGCGCGCGAAGTCGGTTTCAGCCATCGCAGACTGATCCAGCTGTTCACCACCCAAGTCGGAATGCCACCCAAACGGTTCGCCCGCCTGCAACGGTTCCGGCACGCACACGACGCCGTCTCGTCGACACCGACACCGCCGCACTGGCCGACCTTCGCCATCGAGCACGGCTACTCCGACCAGTCCCACATGATCCGGGAGTTCCAGGAATTCTCCGGGATGACCCCCGTCCAGCAACTACGCCGAACCGTGTACGTCGCGAAAGACGACCACATCGCACTCGAACCGTAG
- a CDS encoding 2'-5' RNA ligase family protein translates to MVHSVELVFDPDTEAAVRGIWDALRDADIPSQAPASRPHATLTVAQRIDARAEEELGVLVDRFPLPCRIGATLIFGRSAGVLARLLVPTAELLTVQADAHRLCLPFMDPAPMPHAEPGQWTPHVTLARRVAPGRLATAMRIAGRPAEIVGRVTGLRHWDGDKRTEHPIG, encoded by the coding sequence ATGGTGCATTCCGTCGAGCTGGTTTTCGACCCGGACACTGAAGCCGCCGTCCGCGGAATCTGGGATGCGCTGCGCGACGCGGATATTCCCAGCCAGGCACCGGCCAGCCGGCCGCATGCCACGCTGACGGTGGCCCAGCGCATCGATGCCCGGGCCGAGGAGGAACTGGGTGTGCTCGTCGACCGATTCCCGTTGCCGTGCCGGATCGGGGCGACGCTGATCTTCGGCCGTTCGGCCGGGGTGCTGGCGCGGCTGCTGGTTCCGACTGCCGAGCTGCTCACGGTGCAGGCCGATGCCCACCGGCTGTGTCTGCCGTTCATGGATCCGGCCCCGATGCCGCACGCCGAACCGGGGCAGTGGACGCCGCACGTGACCCTGGCCCGGCGAGTCGCTCCGGGGCGGCTCGCCACCGCGATGCGCATCGCCGGACGTCCGGCCGAGATCGTCGGACGGGTGACGGGCCTACGACATTGGGACGGCGACAAGCGCACCGAACACCCGATCGGCTGA
- a CDS encoding VOC family protein → MSGHITYRTGALRYQVTDVDRAVAFYTEHLGFHVALQGGPAFASVANGNLTLFLSGPGSSGARQLPDGSTQAPGGFNRLVLEVDDLDAAITELREADVAFRNTVETGPGGRQIQINDPDGNPIEIFEPAAVKPPAN, encoded by the coding sequence ATGTCTGGACACATCACCTACCGAACCGGCGCGCTCCGCTACCAGGTCACCGACGTCGACCGCGCGGTCGCTTTCTATACGGAGCACCTGGGGTTCCACGTCGCCTTACAGGGCGGACCGGCATTCGCGTCCGTGGCCAACGGCAATCTCACCCTTTTCCTGAGCGGACCGGGCAGCTCAGGGGCGCGTCAGCTGCCCGACGGCAGCACGCAGGCACCCGGGGGGTTCAATCGACTCGTGCTGGAGGTCGACGATCTCGACGCGGCGATCACCGAACTGCGCGAAGCCGACGTCGCGTTCCGCAACACCGTGGAGACGGGGCCCGGCGGGCGGCAGATCCAGATCAATGATCCCGACGGCAACCCCATCGAGATCTTCGAACCGGCAGCCGTCAAACCCCCGGCGAACTGA
- a CDS encoding DUF2567 domain-containing protein → MSLSGEEQSAPAGLAYADIPGAPRVSRGRAVLIVIAALAVAGAVLGALWAFLAPGVHGVVALTRSGERVHAYLGGESDHFFTSAFMFVGLLVVLGVVAAVAVWQWTPHRGPVLAAALAAGCALATAVGAGVGTALAYWRFGSLDIAAAPVTPEHRVHYVVQAASVFFGHTSLQIAGTILFPAAMAAMAYALIAVSTARDDLGAWPPVQTPTYPVIPPAVSTPGA, encoded by the coding sequence ATGAGCCTCTCGGGCGAAGAGCAGAGCGCGCCCGCCGGCCTGGCATACGCCGATATCCCTGGGGCGCCGCGGGTTTCGCGTGGCCGGGCAGTGCTGATCGTCATTGCCGCCCTGGCCGTAGCCGGTGCCGTGCTCGGCGCGCTGTGGGCTTTCCTGGCTCCGGGGGTACACGGCGTGGTGGCGTTGACCCGTAGCGGTGAACGGGTGCACGCCTATCTGGGCGGCGAATCCGACCACTTTTTCACCTCGGCGTTCATGTTCGTGGGCCTGCTCGTCGTCCTGGGTGTCGTCGCCGCGGTGGCGGTTTGGCAGTGGACCCCGCATCGCGGGCCGGTGCTGGCCGCCGCGCTGGCGGCCGGGTGCGCGTTGGCCACGGCGGTGGGTGCGGGTGTCGGTACCGCGCTTGCCTATTGGCGGTTCGGTTCGCTCGATATTGCGGCCGCTCCCGTGACCCCGGAACACCGCGTGCACTATGTGGTGCAAGCGGCATCGGTCTTCTTCGGGCACACGTCGCTGCAGATCGCCGGAACGATCTTGTTTCCCGCGGCCATGGCGGCGATGGCCTACGCGCTGATCGCGGTGTCCACGGCGCGCGATGATTTGGGCGCCTGGCCGCCGGTGCAGACGCCGACCTATCCGGTGATCCCGCCGGCGGTCAGTACGCCAGGGGCTTGA
- the bsaP gene encoding biotin synthase auxiliary protein BsaP — translation MAETPALPAPVGAGLYNVYTGVQADAAEGSVLPTAAQLGLEPPRFCAECGRRMIVQVRPTGWWAKCSRHGQVDSTDLDTRR, via the coding sequence ATGGCAGAAACGCCGGCTCTGCCCGCGCCCGTCGGCGCCGGGCTGTACAACGTCTACACCGGGGTCCAGGCTGACGCGGCGGAGGGCAGCGTGCTGCCGACCGCGGCACAGCTCGGCCTGGAGCCGCCCCGGTTCTGCGCCGAGTGCGGCCGCCGGATGATCGTCCAGGTGCGCCCGACCGGGTGGTGGGCGAAGTGCTCGCGGCATGGGCAGGTGGATTCCACGGACCTGGATACGCGGCGATGA
- a CDS encoding TetR family transcriptional regulator, producing the protein MQLHKPDVVDAATAILDNYGIADLTMRRLARELNVSPGALYWHFANKQELLGAVADRILQPVRVEGTATAWPGRIHQTCAALRDALLSHTDGAELVSSSFAAGQSQIVGEIVAQLADAAQRAGVMSPDDELAARTVLYYVLGFTADEQSRLQWDAAGALTDEQSVLNRDTSRQFAFGLQLLVDGLAVRGASTLSAGRDIGQG; encoded by the coding sequence GTGCAACTCCACAAACCCGACGTGGTGGATGCGGCGACGGCCATCCTGGACAACTACGGCATCGCCGACCTGACGATGCGGCGCCTGGCCCGTGAGCTCAATGTCAGCCCGGGGGCGCTGTACTGGCACTTCGCCAACAAACAGGAACTGCTCGGCGCCGTCGCCGACCGCATCCTGCAACCCGTCCGCGTCGAGGGCACCGCAACAGCCTGGCCGGGCCGGATCCACCAGACCTGCGCGGCGTTGCGTGATGCACTGCTGTCGCACACCGACGGTGCCGAGCTCGTCTCGTCCAGTTTTGCCGCCGGCCAGTCCCAGATCGTCGGCGAGATCGTGGCGCAGCTCGCCGATGCGGCCCAGCGGGCCGGCGTCATGTCGCCTGATGACGAGTTGGCCGCCCGCACGGTGCTCTACTACGTGCTGGGCTTCACGGCAGACGAACAATCCCGGCTGCAGTGGGACGCGGCGGGTGCTCTGACCGACGAGCAGTCGGTGCTCAATCGCGACACGTCACGTCAGTTCGCCTTCGGCCTGCAACTGCTCGTCGACGGGTTGGCAGTCCGCGGCGCCAGCACGCTCAGCGCCGGCCGCGACATCGGGCAGGGATGA
- a CDS encoding lipase family protein, producing MDLGSTASVSAAEWIGRAPHEHLDPAARPVLPHKDAFYVPPAGFQHAEPGTVLRSRDVELAFLGLIPQRLHATQLLYRSTDRNGVPEAAATTVIVPADAAPDCPVVSYQCAIDAISGRCFPSYALRHHAKATGSLAQLEFLLISAALAEGWAVSVPDHEGVGGMWGAPYEPGYRVLDGLRAALNAEHLPLSPDARIGLWGYSGGGLASAWAAEMADSYAPELNIVGAVLGSPVGDLGNTFRRLNGTVFSGLPALVVAALSDIYPNLNRVIAEHATVEGRKLLDRLHRMTTVEAIVRMFRTDMADLVDMPLEQILDGPEVSEVFHDTKLGVAAPVPPVLIVQAVHDEIISVDDIDELADTYLAGGADVTYHRDMFSEHLLLHPFSAPMALRWLTDRFAGRPLTANIVRSKWPTLLNPITYMGMARLAGIATKVALGRTVHRRPL from the coding sequence ATGGACTTGGGCAGTACGGCCAGCGTCTCGGCAGCCGAATGGATCGGTCGAGCACCTCACGAGCATCTCGACCCGGCCGCTCGACCCGTACTCCCCCACAAGGACGCGTTCTACGTCCCGCCTGCTGGATTCCAGCACGCCGAACCGGGCACCGTCCTACGCAGCCGCGATGTCGAGCTGGCCTTTCTGGGCCTCATCCCGCAGCGCCTGCACGCCACCCAACTGCTGTACCGCTCGACTGACCGCAACGGCGTCCCCGAAGCCGCCGCCACCACCGTCATCGTCCCTGCCGACGCCGCGCCGGACTGTCCGGTCGTGTCCTACCAGTGCGCGATCGACGCCATCTCGGGCCGGTGCTTCCCCTCCTACGCGCTGCGCCACCACGCCAAGGCCACCGGATCCCTGGCCCAACTGGAATTTCTGCTGATCTCGGCCGCGCTGGCCGAGGGCTGGGCGGTCTCGGTCCCCGACCACGAGGGCGTCGGCGGCATGTGGGGTGCGCCCTATGAGCCCGGCTACCGCGTCCTCGACGGCCTGCGTGCCGCGCTCAACGCCGAGCACCTGCCACTGTCACCCGACGCGCGCATCGGCCTGTGGGGATACTCCGGCGGCGGCCTGGCCAGTGCCTGGGCCGCCGAGATGGCCGACAGCTACGCGCCCGAACTCAACATCGTCGGCGCCGTACTCGGCTCCCCCGTCGGCGATCTCGGAAACACCTTCCGCCGGCTCAACGGCACCGTGTTCTCGGGGCTTCCCGCCCTGGTGGTGGCCGCCCTCTCCGACATCTACCCCAACCTGAACCGGGTCATCGCCGAGCACGCCACCGTTGAGGGACGCAAGCTCCTCGACCGCCTGCACCGGATGACCACCGTCGAAGCCATCGTGCGGATGTTCCGCACCGACATGGCCGATCTCGTCGACATGCCGCTGGAACAGATCCTCGACGGCCCCGAGGTCAGTGAGGTGTTCCACGACACCAAACTCGGTGTGGCCGCACCAGTTCCGCCCGTGCTGATCGTCCAGGCCGTGCACGACGAGATCATCTCGGTCGATGACATCGACGAACTTGCCGACACCTATCTTGCCGGCGGCGCCGACGTGACCTATCACCGCGACATGTTCAGCGAGCATCTGCTGTTGCACCCGTTCTCGGCGCCGATGGCGTTGCGCTGGCTGACCGACCGATTCGCCGGTCGTCCGCTGACCGCCAACATCGTGCGGTCCAAGTGGCCGACGCTGCTCAACCCCATCACGTACATGGGCATGGCGCGACTGGCCGGAATCGCCACCAAAGTCGCCCTGGGCCGGACGGTCCACCGCCGCCCACTCTGA
- the nadA gene encoding quinolinate synthase NadA, protein MTALNGTLTGGLADQIVDGPGGYSGVDGDEQWAAEIRRLVDLRGATLLAHNYQLPAIQDVADHVGDSLALSRIAAEAPEDTIVFCGVHFMAETAKILSPDKTVLIPDQRAGCSLADSITADELQAWKDEHPGAVVVSYVNTTAAVKALTDICCTSSNAVEVVASIPEDREVLFCPDQFLGAHVRRVTGRKNLHVWAGECHVHAGINGDELADQARSHPDAELFVHPECGCATSALYLAGEGAVPEERVKILSTGGMLDAARETRARQVLVATEVGMLHQLRRAAPDVDFLAVNDRASCTYMKMITPAALLRCLIEGADEVHVDPETARLGRASVQRMIAIGQPGGGE, encoded by the coding sequence GTGACCGCTCTCAATGGCACCCTCACGGGGGGCTTGGCAGATCAGATCGTCGATGGGCCCGGTGGCTATTCCGGCGTTGACGGCGACGAGCAGTGGGCCGCCGAGATCCGTCGTCTGGTCGACCTGCGCGGTGCGACGCTGCTGGCGCACAACTACCAGCTGCCGGCCATTCAGGATGTCGCTGACCATGTCGGCGATTCACTGGCGCTCTCGCGCATCGCCGCCGAGGCCCCCGAGGACACCATCGTGTTCTGCGGGGTGCACTTCATGGCCGAGACGGCCAAGATCCTCAGCCCGGACAAGACGGTGCTGATCCCGGATCAGCGGGCCGGTTGCTCATTGGCCGACTCGATCACCGCCGACGAACTGCAGGCGTGGAAGGACGAGCACCCCGGTGCGGTCGTCGTCTCCTACGTGAACACCACCGCCGCGGTGAAGGCGCTGACCGACATCTGCTGCACCTCCTCGAACGCGGTCGAGGTGGTGGCCTCGATCCCCGAGGACCGCGAGGTGCTGTTCTGCCCGGACCAGTTCCTGGGAGCGCACGTCCGGCGCGTCACCGGTCGCAAGAACCTGCACGTCTGGGCCGGCGAATGCCACGTGCACGCCGGGATCAACGGTGACGAGCTGGCCGACCAGGCCCGGTCGCACCCCGACGCCGAACTCTTCGTACACCCGGAATGCGGCTGCGCCACGTCGGCGCTTTACCTGGCCGGTGAGGGCGCGGTGCCTGAGGAGCGGGTGAAGATCCTGTCCACCGGCGGCATGCTCGACGCGGCCCGCGAGACCCGGGCGCGGCAGGTTCTCGTCGCGACCGAGGTCGGCATGCTGCACCAGTTGCGCCGGGCCGCGCCCGACGTCGACTTCCTGGCGGTCAACGATCGCGCGTCGTGCACCTACATGAAGATGATCACTCCGGCCGCGCTGCTGCGGTGCCTGATCGAAGGCGCCGACGAGGTGCACGTCGACCCCGAAACCGCCCGCCTGGGCCGTGCCAGCGTGCAGCGGATGATCGCGATTGGTCAGCCCGGCGGCGGCGAATGA
- the bioB gene encoding biotin synthase BioB, with protein sequence MTQAAVDVLGVAREQVLERGVGLDQDQTLQVLQLPDDKLEELLALAHEVRMKWCGPEVEVEGIISLKTGGCPEDCHFCSQSGLFASPVRSAWLDIPSLVEAAKQTAKTGATEFCIVAAVRGPDERLLAQVAAGIEAIRNEVDIQIACSLGMLTQEQVDRLKDMGVHRYNHNLETAQSFFPNVVTTHSWEERWGTLEMVREAGMEVCCGGILGMGETLEQRAEFAANLAELNPHEVPLNFLNPRPGTPFGDLEVLPAAEALKAVAAFRLALPRTMLRFAGGREITLGDLGAKQGILGGINAVIVGNYLTTLGRPAESDLELLDDLQMPIKALNASL encoded by the coding sequence GTGACGCAGGCAGCCGTAGATGTACTGGGCGTAGCTCGCGAGCAGGTGCTGGAGCGTGGCGTCGGCCTCGACCAGGATCAGACACTGCAGGTGCTGCAGCTGCCCGACGACAAGCTCGAGGAGCTGCTGGCCCTGGCCCACGAGGTCCGGATGAAGTGGTGCGGCCCCGAGGTCGAGGTCGAGGGCATCATCAGCCTCAAGACGGGCGGCTGCCCGGAGGACTGCCACTTCTGCTCGCAGTCGGGTCTGTTCGCGTCTCCGGTGCGCAGCGCCTGGCTGGACATCCCGAGCCTGGTCGAGGCCGCCAAGCAGACCGCCAAGACCGGCGCCACCGAGTTCTGCATCGTGGCCGCGGTGCGCGGCCCAGATGAGCGGCTGCTGGCCCAGGTGGCCGCGGGCATCGAGGCGATCCGCAACGAGGTCGACATTCAGATCGCCTGCTCGCTGGGCATGCTGACCCAGGAGCAGGTGGACCGCCTCAAGGACATGGGCGTGCACCGCTACAACCACAACCTGGAGACGGCCCAGTCGTTCTTCCCCAATGTCGTCACCACCCACTCGTGGGAGGAGCGCTGGGGCACGTTGGAGATGGTGCGCGAGGCCGGCATGGAGGTCTGCTGCGGTGGCATCCTCGGTATGGGGGAGACCCTGGAGCAGCGCGCCGAGTTCGCCGCCAACCTGGCCGAGCTGAACCCGCACGAGGTGCCGCTGAACTTCCTCAACCCGCGCCCGGGCACGCCGTTCGGCGATCTCGAGGTGCTGCCGGCGGCCGAGGCGCTCAAGGCAGTGGCGGCGTTCCGGCTGGCGCTGCCGCGCACCATGCTGCGGTTCGCCGGTGGCCGCGAGATCACCCTGGGTGACCTCGGTGCCAAGCAGGGCATCCTGGGCGGTATCAATGCCGTCATCGTCGGCAATTACCTGACCACGCTGGGCCGCCCGGCCGAGTCGGATCTCGAATTGCTCGATGATCTGCAGATGCCGATCAAGGCCCTCAACGCCAGCCTGTAG
- a CDS encoding L-aspartate oxidase produces MTPTGSARGSSRFACGSSTLWQQRADVVVVGTGVAGLVAALAAHRRGRRVVVLSKARETATFYAQGGIAVVLPDTDDSVEAHVNDTIAAGGGLCDPDAVRSIVAGGYDAVADLVADGARFDEAAPGRWALTREGGHTRRRIIHAGGDATGAEVQRALDSAAATLDIRRDHVALEVLRDDAAVTGVLVRNEDGLGIIHAPSVILATGGLGHVYAATTNPSGSTGDGIALALWAGVPVRDIEFVQFHPTMLYAAGGGGRRPLITEALRGEGAVLIDAQGNSVTEGVHPMGDLAPRDVVAAAINSRLSATGDPCVYLDARGVAQFADRFPTVAAACAEAGVDPTRQPIPVVPGAHYSCGGVLTDVHGGTELPGLFAAGEVARTGMHGANRLASNSLLEGLVVGRRAGQAAAEHAGAAGSVRAQVPQDRRQDTVSREILQRNMSEYASVVRDADGLRRLEAVLAHARAVQPASRESFEDAALTITARAIAVAALARTESRGCHHRGDHPETDPAQEHSVTIRAEAGRPALDTAPVVC; encoded by the coding sequence ATGACCCCGACGGGCAGCGCCCGGGGATCGAGCCGCTTCGCCTGCGGCAGTTCGACACTGTGGCAGCAGCGAGCTGACGTCGTCGTCGTCGGCACCGGCGTCGCGGGCCTGGTGGCGGCACTGGCCGCACACCGCCGCGGCCGCCGGGTGGTGGTGCTGAGCAAGGCCCGCGAAACCGCGACCTTCTACGCCCAGGGCGGCATCGCCGTGGTCCTGCCCGACACGGACGACTCGGTCGAGGCGCATGTCAACGACACCATCGCCGCCGGCGGCGGACTGTGTGACCCCGATGCGGTGCGCTCCATTGTCGCGGGCGGCTATGACGCGGTGGCCGATCTGGTCGCCGACGGCGCACGGTTCGACGAGGCAGCTCCTGGGCGCTGGGCACTGACCCGCGAGGGCGGGCATACCCGGCGCCGCATCATTCACGCCGGCGGTGATGCGACCGGTGCCGAGGTCCAGCGCGCGCTCGACTCCGCGGCGGCCACCCTCGACATCCGCCGCGACCACGTGGCGCTAGAGGTCCTGCGCGACGACGCCGCCGTGACGGGGGTGCTGGTCCGTAACGAGGACGGTTTGGGCATCATCCACGCGCCCTCGGTCATCCTGGCCACCGGCGGGCTCGGTCACGTCTATGCCGCCACCACGAACCCCAGTGGCTCGACTGGCGACGGCATCGCCCTGGCGTTGTGGGCCGGTGTCCCGGTCCGGGACATCGAGTTCGTCCAGTTCCACCCGACCATGTTGTACGCCGCGGGCGGTGGTGGACGGCGTCCGCTCATCACCGAGGCGCTGCGTGGTGAGGGCGCCGTTCTCATTGACGCGCAGGGTAACTCGGTGACCGAAGGGGTCCATCCCATGGGGGACCTGGCCCCGCGTGATGTGGTGGCTGCGGCCATCAATTCCCGGCTGAGCGCCACCGGTGATCCGTGCGTATACCTCGACGCGCGTGGCGTGGCGCAGTTCGCCGATCGGTTTCCCACGGTGGCGGCCGCGTGTGCGGAGGCCGGTGTCGACCCCACCCGTCAGCCCATTCCGGTGGTGCCCGGCGCCCATTACAGCTGCGGCGGCGTGCTCACCGACGTGCACGGCGGCACCGAACTACCTGGTCTCTTCGCCGCGGGCGAGGTGGCCCGGACGGGGATGCACGGCGCCAACCGACTGGCCTCGAACAGCCTGCTCGAAGGGCTGGTTGTCGGTAGGCGTGCCGGCCAGGCTGCTGCCGAGCACGCCGGCGCGGCAGGTTCGGTGCGCGCACAGGTACCGCAGGACCGCCGTCAAGATACGGTGAGCCGAGAAATCTTGCAGCGCAACATGTCCGAATACGCCTCGGTGGTCCGCGATGCCGATGGACTGCGTCGCCTCGAAGCTGTTCTGGCCCATGCGCGAGCTGTGCAGCCCGCCAGCCGTGAGAGCTTCGAAGACGCGGCCCTCACCATTACCGCTCGCGCGATTGCCGTCGCGGCCCTGGCCCGCACTGAAAGCCGGGGCTGCCACCATCGTGGTGACCACCCCGAAACCGACCCTGCTCAGGAGCATTCCGTGACGATTCGTGCCGAAGCCGGCCGTCCCGCCCTCGACACCGCACCGGTGGTGTGCTGA